The window ATCACCTTCATCATCAATGTTAACATCAACTTCCTGTGTTTCTGATACATGGTCACTGTCAACAGTAGGTGCTGTTTGGGTGACAAATTGACTCTCAACATTAGGTGTTGTTTGGGTGAAAAATTGAGTCTCAATCCCAGGTTCTTTTTTCCCAGAACTTTCACCTTCTTCATAAACACTGGTAGACCCTCTTCCACCACTTCTACCCCCTCTTCTACCACCTCTTCCACCACCTCTTCCACCTCTTCTACCACCTCTTCCACCACCTCTCCCAAGTCTAGTGCAATTGGTCAATTCTGGATTCAACCTTGGCCTTCCTATTTTATTCTTAGGCTTTGGTGTTGGTTGGACTGAGGGATTCTTGCAAGACACTTTCTTGTGCCCCATTTGCATACAATTCTGACATTGGACAGTTCTACCCTTAGAGGAGACTTGGGAAAACCTGTCTTGATGCTCAGAGacatgtcttttccttttcatACAAGGCCTTCCTGGCATCCTTCTTTCAATAGGTGGTAGTGGTTTGGTGTAAGGTGTTGGTTCCCACATATTACTGCCATTAACAGGAAGGATGTTAGACTCATAAGCACTTAAGAACTTGTCCTTACCAAACCATGTGCTGATGAATCTAGCTGGATCCTGTTGTGTGTAAACTATGGTTGCTTGTGCATGGACACAAGGGATCCCAGATAACTCCCAAAGTCTGCATGTACAGTACATCCCCTCTAAGTTCACTCCATATGAGTGGAAGCCATTTCTCACTTCAAAAGCATTCAAACCACTAGGATGAACATACCAAGTCCTGCAAACACATTAACAGTTTTAATTAGTGTACACATTAACAGTTTCAAACCACTAGGATGAACATAATACTTACTTGATATCAAAAGCAAACTCATCCATTTTCTTAATAGCTCCTGGACACACATTATTCACCCATTTACGTGCTTCTTGCTTCAAGTTAAATAACCTTTCCATCATATACGGTCTAATCTCCTCAAGCATGGCCAACAAAGGCTTCTTTTTGGCATCAAGTATGATggcattaaaacactctgtcATTCCATTTTCAACAGCCTCACATGCCATTCCACCTTTAAAAAATGCCCGGCACCAAGATTTAGGCTCCCTTGCCATCAAATGATCATAAGCAGCAGGATTGACTTCTTTGATCTTCTCCATATTCAATTTGAAGTCTCCTTCAACAGTTGACTTGGCAACTGTCCAAAACATATTCTTGAACTCTATACCACTGAAGACCTTTCTGAAATTTGCATACACATGTCTTGCACATTGTTTGTGCTCCACACGTGGCAATACAACCTTTACAGCTTCCAAAAGACCCTATCAATTACATTAAAAAATATCATTACTAACTACTTGATCCAtgtataaatgaaatgaaaaaaagGAGATAATTGAAAACATTACCTTGTGTTGATCAGAAATAACACACAAATCCAAGCCTCCTTGTAATTCCAGGTCATCATGTAATAGTTCCAAGAACCATTGCCAGTTGGGCTTGTTCTCAATTTCAACTACTGCCCAAGCAATGGGATACACATGGTTATTTGCATCCCTCCCTATGGCAGTTAGCAGCTCACCTTTACATTGTCCTTTCAAAAAACTCCCATCAAGCCCTATAACTCTTCGACAACCAACTTTCCATCCTTCTTTGATAGCCTTAAAACATGTATACATTCTATGGAAAGTAGTAGTGTTATCAGGGTTTACAGTGACAGATATTTGAATTGTACTCCCTGGATTGGACCTCATCAATTCATGTCCATAATCCCAAACCTTTGCATAGTGATCACTCAACTTTCCATCTATTAAAGAAATTGCCCTACACTTTGCTCTATAACATTTTGACCATGAAACCTTGCAATGGAACCTGCTTTGAATAATAGCTTGCATTTCCTTACATTTCAGATTTGGTTTCCTAATCATCTCCTTCAGAAACTGCCTAGCTATCCATGTGGGATCCATAAGATTAGCACTACGGAAATTCCTAACACAGGTATGTTGCTCAACCATTTTTTTGATTTGGAATGTTCTTTCAGTGCTCATCCATGAGGCCCTTACCACAAAAGGACATTGAAATTTCTCAGGGTCACTTGCACATACAGCCACGAGCCTTACACTATCACATTTCTTGAACCTAATTGGATAACCCCTACTTATAGAGTAATTTGTCAAACAAAGCTTTAGTTGGTGTGGTGATTCATACCTCTCTCCAAGAACTGGCTTCATATTATTCCATTTCACCTT of the Lactuca sativa cultivar Salinas chromosome 6, Lsat_Salinas_v11, whole genome shotgun sequence genome contains:
- the LOC111886926 gene encoding uncharacterized protein LOC111886926 — its product is MFWTVAKSTVEGDFKLNMEKIKEVNPAAYDHLMAREPKSWCRAFFKGGMACEAVENGMTECFNAIILDAKKKPLLAMLEEIRPYMMERLFNLKQEARKWVNNVCPGAIKKMDEFAFDIKTWYVHPSGLNAFEVRNGFHSYGVNLEGMYCTCRLWELSGIPCVHAQATIVYTQQDPARFISTWFGKDKFLSAYESNILPVNGSNMWEPTPYTKPLPPIERRMPGRPCMKRKRHVSEHQDRFSQVSSKGRTVQCQNCMQMGHKKVSCKNPSVQPTPKPKNKIGRPRLNPELTNCTRLGRGGGRGGRRGGRGGGRGGRRGGRSGGRGSTSVYEEGESSGKKEPGIETQFFTQTTPNVESQFVTQTAPTVDSDHVSETQEVDVNIDDEGDGIDMADLDQIMSDLSYLRESKYSEAEILMCLNITQSQLRGFDALIHQSKQAAKETHEDNGEDVPETQEDNGEDGAEESQEDNDEDGAEESQEEGVDDTQVRVRTQVRVRTRKTSERITKNMLKKIVIDKKGK
- the LOC111886910 gene encoding uncharacterized protein LOC111886910: MSEDEAPQEKQSDSEGDDEDKFQFQYSTHDPKVKWNNMKPVLGERYESPHQLKLCLTNYSISRGYPIRFKKCDSVRLVAVCASDPEKFQCPFVVRASWMSTERTFQIKKMVEQHTCVRNFRSANLMDPTWIARQFLKEMIRKPNLKCKEMQAIIQSRFHCKVSWSKCYRAKCRAISLIDGKLSDHYAKVWDYGHELMRSNPGSTIQISVTVNPDNTTTFHRMYTCFKAIKEGWKVGCRRVIGLDGSFLKGQCKGELLTAIGRDANNHVYPIAWAVVEIENKPNWQWFLELLHDDLELQGGLDLCVISDQHKL